The following proteins are encoded in a genomic region of Ornithodoros turicata isolate Travis chromosome 6, ASM3712646v1, whole genome shotgun sequence:
- the LOC135398609 gene encoding histone H4 — translation MSGRGKGGKGLGKGGAKRHRKVLRDNIQGITKPAIRRLARRGGVKRISGLIYEETRGVLKVFLENVIRDAVTYTEHAKRKTVTAMDVVYALKRQGRTLYGFGG, via the coding sequence ATGTCTGGCCGTGGTAAAGGAGGCAAAGGATTGGGAAAAGGAGGTGCTAAACGTCACCGAAAAGTGCTTCGTGACAACATCCAAGGTATTACCAAGCCTGCCATTCGTCGTCTTGCACGCCGTGGCGGTGTCAAGCGTATTTCTGGTCTGATCTACGAAGAAACCAGAGGCGTCTTGAAGGTGTTCTTGGAGAACGTAATCCGTGATGCTGTCACCTATACGGAACACGCGAAGCGAAAGACCGTCACAGCTATGGACGTCGTCTATGCCTTGAAGCGACAGGGCCGCACACTCTACGGCTTCGGAGGGTAG
- the LOC135398610 gene encoding histone H2A, translating into MSGRGKGGKVKGKSKTRSSRAGLQFPVGRIHRLLRKGNYAERVGAGAPVYLAAVLEYLAAEVLELAGNAARDNKKTRIIPRHLQLAIRNDEELNKLLSGVTIAQGGVLPNIQAVLLPKKTEKKS; encoded by the coding sequence ATGTCTGGACGTGGCAAAGGAGGCAAAGTGAAGGGAAAGAGCAAGACCCGATCCAGTCGAGCTGGGCTTCAATTTCCCGTCGGTCGAATTCATCGTTTGCTGCGCAAGGGCAACTATGCGGAGCGCGTCGGTGCTGGAGCGCCTGTGTATCTGGCAGCAGTGTTGGAATACCTTGCTGCTGAAGTGCTCGAGCTCGCAGGAAATGCTGCCCGAGACAACAAGAAGACTCGCATCATTCCAAGGCATCTTCAGCTGGCAATTCGTAACGACGAAGAATTGAACAAGCTACTTTCAGGAGTCACCATTGCTCAAGGTGGTGTACTCCCGAACATCCAGGCAGTTCTTCTGCCAAAGAAGACTGAAAAGAAGTCTTAA